In Arthrobacter sp. B3I9, the following are encoded in one genomic region:
- a CDS encoding SGNH/GDSL hydrolase family protein — protein sequence MSAVRPGMTGRRVPAAVLADSDQLREEDRHPWNRYVALGDSFTEGVGDPEQRSPGGLRGWADRVAEELARGRQDFSYANLAVRGRLLKQIFNQQIGPALALKPDLITLSAGGNDMVFHGSDPDKLASQLEAGVGLLSQTGADLVLFTGPDWGSTPVLGRNRAKVAIFNENVRAIASRYDAVVADLWGLRQLKDPRMWDPDRLHLSPLGHHTVALMVLDTLQVPHTLQPMEPKDLPESSWRQARTGDLRWARNYLFPWALRRFRPHPTEGELRAKRPDAAPLSSDGTPSLDCLSASGEG from the coding sequence GGCCGACAGTGACCAATTGCGTGAGGAAGACCGGCATCCTTGGAACCGCTACGTGGCCTTGGGGGATTCGTTCACCGAAGGAGTGGGGGACCCGGAACAACGGAGCCCCGGCGGGCTGCGCGGCTGGGCCGACCGGGTTGCCGAGGAACTGGCCCGTGGCCGCCAAGACTTTTCCTACGCAAATCTGGCCGTACGCGGCCGGCTGCTAAAACAGATCTTCAACCAGCAGATTGGCCCGGCGCTGGCCCTGAAGCCGGATCTGATCACATTGTCGGCCGGAGGAAATGACATGGTTTTCCACGGCAGCGATCCCGACAAGCTGGCGAGCCAACTAGAGGCCGGTGTAGGCCTGCTGAGTCAGACGGGTGCGGATCTGGTCCTGTTTACGGGACCGGACTGGGGATCCACTCCGGTGCTGGGCCGGAACCGGGCAAAGGTCGCGATCTTTAACGAGAACGTCCGTGCAATTGCCTCCCGTTATGACGCCGTTGTTGCCGATCTTTGGGGACTTAGGCAACTAAAAGACCCGCGGATGTGGGATCCCGACCGGCTGCACCTGTCCCCGCTGGGGCATCACACGGTGGCCCTGATGGTGCTCGACACGCTCCAAGTCCCGCACACGCTCCAGCCGATGGAACCCAAGGACCTCCCGGAAAGCAGCTGGCGTCAGGCCAGGACAGGAGACCTCCGCTGGGCCAGGAACTACCTATTTCCCTGGGCGCTCAGGCGATTCCGGCCCCACCCAACCGAAGGGGAACTTCGGGCGAAGCGGCCTGACGCCGCCCCGCTATCCTCCGACGGAACGCCGTCGCTGGATTGTTTGTCCGCGTCCGGCGAAGGATAA
- a CDS encoding MFS transporter — protein sequence MGALTYLAASVPLRMASAGAAVALPILAVQQLGDVAVGGLLVAASLGPSVLAAPLVGIALDRARRPGLLVGASGMLTALAFAAAAFIGQIPLPVAFGFLVVAGAVSPFYMGGLSSFVAGAIPDGRRAFAYDALSYNVSAVAGPALVAIIAAFLPAQAALWVLGAAAAAGSVAVRAVGLSPHLQASGSPWQAIKSGLHRVFRHRPLAVVTASSTLTQLGQGGLAIAAVALSIERIGSPSQGAAVVTAFAVGSLLGALYETARPTRRRPQSVMMAGFLATGLLTVAAAFELGTAWTIVTIALSGVFTAPTAAAMLFLRNRHSPPQLKSQIFTVTAGFRASASAGGAALAASAAGFGGAATIGAVGAIWIVSALLMTAYPSPASGLPASG from the coding sequence ATGGGCGCGCTTACATATCTCGCCGCTTCTGTTCCACTGAGAATGGCGAGTGCCGGGGCTGCTGTAGCGCTTCCCATACTGGCCGTCCAGCAGTTGGGTGACGTCGCCGTCGGAGGGTTATTGGTGGCGGCATCCCTTGGTCCGTCCGTCCTCGCGGCTCCACTTGTCGGCATAGCCCTTGACCGGGCGCGCCGGCCGGGCCTGTTGGTGGGCGCATCCGGAATGCTTACCGCACTTGCCTTTGCCGCTGCGGCATTCATCGGCCAGATACCGCTGCCCGTCGCGTTCGGCTTCCTGGTGGTCGCCGGCGCGGTGTCGCCGTTTTACATGGGTGGGCTGTCCAGCTTCGTGGCCGGCGCGATTCCGGACGGCCGCCGCGCCTTCGCGTATGACGCCCTGTCCTACAATGTCTCTGCCGTTGCCGGTCCCGCGCTCGTGGCCATCATCGCCGCGTTCCTGCCCGCGCAAGCTGCCCTCTGGGTGCTGGGAGCCGCCGCGGCGGCGGGCTCCGTGGCTGTTCGCGCCGTCGGCCTTTCGCCTCACTTACAAGCTTCTGGTTCGCCGTGGCAGGCAATAAAGTCGGGCCTGCACAGGGTTTTCCGCCATCGACCCCTGGCCGTCGTTACTGCCTCATCCACGCTGACGCAGCTCGGCCAGGGTGGTCTCGCCATCGCCGCGGTCGCCCTGTCCATCGAGCGGATCGGATCACCCAGCCAAGGCGCAGCTGTGGTGACGGCCTTCGCCGTCGGCAGCCTCCTGGGGGCGTTGTACGAAACCGCCCGGCCGACGCGCCGGCGGCCACAGTCCGTCATGATGGCGGGCTTCCTCGCCACAGGGTTGCTGACCGTCGCAGCCGCGTTCGAACTGGGTACGGCGTGGACCATCGTCACCATTGCCTTGTCCGGGGTCTTCACTGCACCCACTGCGGCGGCGATGCTTTTCCTGCGCAACCGGCACAGTCCGCCTCAGCTGAAGTCCCAGATCTTCACCGTCACCGCGGGCTTCCGTGCCAGTGCCTCAGCCGGCGGGGCGGCGCTGGCCGCGTCTGCTGCGGGGTTCGGCGGCGCGGCGACCATAGGCGCCGTGGGCGCGATCTGGATAGTTTCGGCGCTGCTGATGACGGCCTACCCCAGCCCCGCGTCAGGTTTGCCAGCTTCCGGTTAG
- the rlmN gene encoding 23S rRNA (adenine(2503)-C(2))-methyltransferase RlmN produces the protein MTSPTPFSETPVRPRRKSDDDAESTRPQVRPTAEGWEQARTVEGRPLLQFASPRVKQPPTHLVDMTLAERAEKLKELGVPAFRAKQLSTHYFQHWTTDPQAMSDLPKAGRDELVSQMFPPLLTEVRRLRTDKGDTIKFLWRLFDGALVESVLMRYPGRITLCVSSQAGCGMNCPFCATGQAGLTRNMSTAEIVDQVVAANRAIAAGELGPKEHDDERVTNIVFMGMGEPLANYKRVMAALHRFVDPSPEGLGMSARNITVSTVGLVPAIRKLADEELPVTFALSLHAPDDELRDELIPVNNRWKVDEALDAAYDYYRKTGRRVSIEYALIKDMNDHPWRADLLAKKLNQRGRGWVHVNPIPLNPTPGSIWTASEKPVAQEFIERLRAAGVPCTLRDTRGKEIDGACGQLAAAD, from the coding sequence CCGAGAGCACCCGTCCGCAGGTCCGCCCGACTGCCGAGGGCTGGGAACAGGCGCGCACTGTCGAGGGCCGGCCGCTGCTCCAGTTCGCCTCCCCGCGGGTCAAGCAGCCGCCGACGCATCTGGTAGACATGACCCTGGCCGAGCGTGCCGAGAAGCTGAAGGAGCTTGGCGTCCCTGCCTTCCGGGCCAAGCAGCTCTCCACGCATTACTTCCAGCACTGGACCACGGACCCGCAAGCCATGAGCGACCTGCCCAAGGCCGGCCGTGATGAGCTCGTCTCCCAGATGTTCCCGCCGCTGCTCACCGAGGTCCGCCGCCTCCGCACCGACAAGGGTGACACCATCAAGTTCCTCTGGCGGCTGTTCGACGGTGCGCTGGTCGAGTCCGTGCTGATGCGCTACCCCGGCCGCATCACTCTCTGCGTCTCCTCGCAGGCCGGCTGCGGAATGAACTGCCCGTTCTGTGCCACCGGCCAGGCCGGGCTGACCCGCAACATGTCCACCGCGGAGATCGTTGACCAGGTGGTCGCTGCGAACCGGGCGATTGCGGCCGGCGAGCTCGGCCCGAAGGAGCACGACGACGAGCGGGTCACCAACATCGTCTTCATGGGCATGGGCGAGCCGCTGGCCAACTACAAGCGCGTGATGGCCGCCCTTCACCGCTTCGTGGACCCCTCGCCCGAGGGCCTGGGCATGTCCGCCCGGAACATCACGGTCTCCACGGTGGGCCTCGTTCCCGCGATCCGCAAGCTTGCGGACGAGGAACTGCCGGTCACCTTCGCGCTGTCCCTGCACGCTCCCGACGACGAACTCCGCGACGAGCTGATCCCGGTCAACAACCGCTGGAAGGTGGACGAGGCGCTCGATGCGGCCTACGACTACTACCGCAAGACGGGCCGCCGGGTCAGCATCGAGTACGCGCTGATCAAAGACATGAACGACCACCCGTGGCGTGCCGACCTGCTGGCGAAGAAGCTCAACCAGCGCGGCCGCGGCTGGGTCCACGTGAACCCGATCCCGCTGAACCCGACCCCGGGCTCCATCTGGACCGCCTCCGAGAAGCCGGTGGCACAGGAATTCATCGAGCGTCTCCGCGCCGCCGGAGTGCCCTGCACCCTGCGCGACACGCGCGGCAAGGAAATCGACGGCGCCTGCGGCCAGCTGGCTGCCGCCGACTAG